Part of the Chloroflexota bacterium genome, TGTCTCGTCACCATCGTGGGCCGGCAGCGCCAGCACGGCGTCGCCCAGGCCGGCGAGCTGCAAACTGCGTCTGAGCGCGGCGAAGTCGATACGACCGCCAGCACCGTCCCAGAAAGCGCCATCCACGAACACCAGGAGCCCGATCCCAAGCAACAGGGCCAGCCCTTCCGCCACGATCAGCCGCTGGCCGCTCGCGAGGCACGCCGGGATGCTTCGTCCCCTCGCATCCGAGGGGGGCGGAACATAGGTGCGGTCTGCGCGCCGGGCGCGGCGGGACGGCGTACTGCCGGGCGCTCCCTGCTGCTCTCCTGGTACGCTCATACGTGCTGGAGATTGTAGTCGCCGCGGTCCTGAGACCGGGCATCTCGTGGACTGGTACAATCGCGCCGTGAACTGGCCCGTCGCCATCTTGAGGGTCGTCCGACATGCGCGCACGCCGAATCATGAGCACCACGCTGTTCACCGTGGCCCGGTTGACGCCCGTGCGCGATGTCATCCGGCTGCTCATCGAGCAGCGGATCAGCGGCGTTCCGGTCGTTGACGATGGGCGCGTCGTCGGGATCATCAGCGAAGGCGACCTGATCCTGCGCGAGCGCGCGTACCGTCAACGCGGCGGCATGGCGTTTCTCGCGCAGCAGCTTTTCGAAGACCACGAGAAGCAGGCCGTCGAGTTCCGCAAGGCGCACGGGCTGGTGGCCGAAGACGTGATGTCGGAGCCTGTCGTCACGATCCTGCCGGGCACGCCGGTCGAAGAGATCGCCCACCTGATGGCCGAGCGGCAGATCAAGCGGGTGCCGGTGGTCGAGGACGGCCGGCTCGTCGGCATCGTGAGCCGGGGCGACGTACTGCGGGCAGCCTACGAGCGCGAGCTGGCGACGGAGAATCATGCGGGCGGGCCGCACTCGGACCAGGAGATCGTCAGCCGCTTGCTGACCGTGCTCCGAAGTGAGCCGTGGGTCGAGGTGAGCCACATCCGGCCGAGCTGTCTGGACGGCTGCGTCACGCTTAGCGGCGAGGTCGAGAGCGAAGCCGAGCGCGAGGCCGTCGAGGTCGCGGCGCGGGGCGTCGCCGGCGTGCGGGCCGTGACCAACGCGCTGATCATCCGGCCGGGCATCGACGATGAGTGACCGTGCGGCTGGCGAACCCCGGTCAGGTATGCGTGTGGCCTCCGCTGTGGCCTCTAGCTGGCGGTCCGGCGACCCTCACACCTGCATGGCGCAGTGACCGATGACGCAGACACCGACCATTGTGGTGATCGAAGATACGCCCGAGGTGCTCGAGCTGATCGACGTGCTGCTCTCAGATGAGGGCTTCGAGATCGTGCGGTGCACGCGGGCGGAGAACGCCTTCACCACCATCGAAGCGGCCAACCCGGTGCTGGCTATCGTGGATCTCAGGATGGCAGGCGTCAGCGACTGGGAGCTGATCGACGTCCTGATGTCGGACGAGCGCTCGCGCCATCTGCCGCTGATCGTCTGCTCTGGCGCGGTGGGCGAGCTTCGAGCGGCCCAGCCTCGGCTGCAGGCGCACGGCAGCGACATCCTCCCGAAGCCGTTCGACATCCTGCAGCTAGTGGACATGGTTCACCGGCTGGTCGGCGGGCAGCACGAGCCGCGGACGACCTGACGCTGCGGCGGCCCGGCGCGGCC contains:
- a CDS encoding CBS domain-containing protein; the encoded protein is MRARRIMSTTLFTVARLTPVRDVIRLLIEQRISGVPVVDDGRVVGIISEGDLILRERAYRQRGGMAFLAQQLFEDHEKQAVEFRKAHGLVAEDVMSEPVVTILPGTPVEEIAHLMAERQIKRVPVVEDGRLVGIVSRGDVLRAAYERELATENHAGGPHSDQEIVSRLLTVLRSEPWVEVSHIRPSCLDGCVTLSGEVESEAEREAVEVAARGVAGVRAVTNALIIRPGIDDE
- a CDS encoding response regulator, coding for MTQTPTIVVIEDTPEVLELIDVLLSDEGFEIVRCTRAENAFTTIEAANPVLAIVDLRMAGVSDWELIDVLMSDERSRHLPLIVCSGAVGELRAAQPRLQAHGSDILPKPFDILQLVDMVHRLVGGQHEPRTT